One Halioglobus japonicus DNA segment encodes these proteins:
- a CDS encoding FAD:protein FMN transferase, which yields MGVWPGERIDAAPDAAAIDLVMTRVGQDKLRVDGELRSVRKQADVYLDFSSIAKGFAVDEVARLLQATGIEDYLVEIGGEMRVGGLSPRGDAWRIAIEQPEVGARSIAQAIALRDVAIATSGDYRNYFEADGVRYSHSIDPRTGQPVAHELVSVTVIHPSCMMADAWATALTVLGAEEAMAVAEAAGLAVYFIQREGEGFADSHTEAFAPYLGSIGATE from the coding sequence GTGGGGGTTTGGCCCGGTGAACGTATCGATGCTGCGCCTGATGCTGCCGCCATCGACTTGGTGATGACGCGGGTAGGGCAGGACAAACTGCGCGTCGATGGTGAGCTGCGCAGTGTGCGCAAGCAGGCCGATGTCTATCTGGATTTCTCCTCCATCGCCAAGGGATTTGCCGTGGATGAGGTCGCGCGCTTGCTGCAGGCGACCGGCATCGAAGACTATCTGGTGGAAATTGGCGGTGAGATGCGGGTCGGCGGTCTGTCGCCTCGCGGAGACGCCTGGCGCATTGCGATCGAGCAGCCGGAGGTGGGCGCCAGGTCGATTGCCCAGGCGATTGCATTGCGCGATGTGGCGATTGCCACGTCCGGAGATTACCGGAATTACTTTGAGGCGGATGGCGTGCGTTACTCGCACAGCATTGATCCGCGCACCGGTCAGCCGGTTGCCCATGAACTGGTCTCAGTCACTGTGATTCACCCCAGTTGCATGATGGCGGATGCCTGGGCCACCGCGCTCACCGTGCTGGGTGCCGAAGAAGCGATGGCAGTGGCGGAGGCGGCCGGTTTGGCGGTATATTTTATTCAGCGCGAGGGCGAGGGTTTTGCAGACAGCCATACAGAGGCATTTGCTCCCTACCTCGGCTCAATAGGCGCAACCGAGTAG
- the nqrE gene encoding NADH:ubiquinone reductase (Na(+)-transporting) subunit E, with protein MEHYLSLFIRSIFIENMALASFLGMCTFLAVSKKIQAAFGLGVAVVVVLTITVPVNNLIYNSLLAEGALAWAGYPELDLSFLGLLSYIGVIAAMVQILEMFLDKYVPALYNALGVFLPLITVNCAILGASLFMVERDYNFSESLVFGAGAGVGWALAIVALAGIREKLKYSDVPDGLQGLGITFIIVGLMSLGFMSFGGIDL; from the coding sequence ATGGAACATTACCTGAGCCTGTTTATCCGCTCGATCTTTATCGAGAACATGGCCCTGGCATCCTTCCTGGGCATGTGTACCTTCCTGGCGGTATCCAAAAAGATCCAGGCGGCCTTTGGCCTGGGCGTAGCGGTGGTGGTTGTACTGACCATTACCGTGCCGGTGAACAACCTGATCTATAACTCCCTGCTGGCGGAAGGCGCTCTGGCATGGGCCGGTTACCCCGAGCTCGACCTGAGCTTCCTGGGCCTGCTCAGCTACATTGGCGTAATCGCGGCGATGGTACAGATCCTGGAGATGTTCCTGGATAAGTATGTACCTGCGCTGTACAACGCGCTCGGTGTATTCCTGCCGCTGATTACCGTGAACTGTGCCATCCTCGGTGCATCGCTCTTCATGGTTGAGCGGGACTACAACTTCAGCGAATCGCTGGTATTCGGCGCAGGCGCCGGCGTGGGCTGGGCCCTGGCCATTGTTGCCCTGGCCGGTATCCGCGAGAAACTGAAGTACTCCGATGTGCCCGACGGTCTGCAGGGCCTGGGTATTACTTTCATTATCGTTGGTCTGATGTCCCTGGGCTTCATGTCCTTCGGCGGCATCGATCTGTAA
- a CDS encoding DUF2062 domain-containing protein: protein MPKDTLKSITPSPERIRSIKSLRVLGDWVYATNLWHINRYSSAMAFFVGLFVAFMPVPGQMLIAACLAVLLRCNLPLSVGLVWITNPVTMPAIFYLAYKVGAMIIDVPMQPIEFELSFYWLSTSTRAIWLPFLTGCFICGLFFGSVGYFVISILWRMRVARMWRERKKRRQAKLS, encoded by the coding sequence ATGCCAAAGGATACGCTTAAATCTATTACACCCAGCCCTGAACGGATACGCTCCATCAAGTCGCTGCGGGTTCTGGGTGACTGGGTGTACGCCACCAACCTGTGGCATATCAATCGTTATTCTTCGGCAATGGCGTTCTTTGTCGGCCTGTTTGTGGCCTTTATGCCCGTCCCCGGGCAAATGCTGATAGCGGCATGCCTGGCCGTGCTATTGCGCTGCAACCTACCACTGTCTGTGGGCCTGGTGTGGATTACCAATCCGGTGACCATGCCGGCGATTTTTTATCTGGCCTACAAGGTGGGCGCAATGATTATCGACGTCCCCATGCAGCCCATTGAGTTTGAATTGAGCTTTTACTGGCTCTCAACCAGCACCCGCGCAATCTGGTTACCGTTTCTCACCGGGTGTTTTATCTGCGGTCTGTTTTTCGGATCGGTGGGGTACTTTGTGATCAGTATTCTGTGGCGAATGCGCGTGGCACGCATGTGGCGCGAACGCAAAAAACGTCGCCAGGCAAAACTCAGCTAA
- a CDS encoding ABC transporter ATP-binding protein: MSEPVLCCESLVRDYADGDKVVRVLDGVELTLMPGEKIAVVGASGSGKSTLLNLLGGLDHPTAGRVVLDGQDMAALSEAQLCAVRNQQLGFVYQFHHLLPEFDAQENVAMPLLIAGVSRRDSAAAAEEILTRVGLQHRLRHRPGQLSGGERQRVAIARALVTSPDCVLMDEPTGNLDPESGAQVLALIDELGESSAAFIVVTHDPEIAAHMHRTLELRGGVLEARQ, from the coding sequence ATGAGTGAGCCGGTATTGTGCTGCGAATCGCTGGTGCGTGATTACGCCGATGGAGACAAGGTGGTGCGGGTGCTCGATGGTGTTGAACTCACACTGATGCCCGGTGAAAAAATCGCCGTGGTCGGTGCCTCCGGCTCCGGCAAGTCTACGCTATTGAACCTGCTCGGTGGCCTGGATCATCCCACGGCAGGGCGGGTGGTGCTCGATGGGCAGGACATGGCTGCCCTAAGCGAGGCGCAGTTGTGCGCAGTGCGCAATCAGCAGCTGGGCTTTGTGTATCAGTTCCACCATTTGTTGCCGGAATTTGATGCCCAGGAAAATGTCGCAATGCCGCTTCTCATCGCGGGGGTGTCGCGCCGCGACAGTGCTGCAGCTGCCGAGGAAATACTGACCCGCGTCGGTCTCCAGCACCGTCTTCGCCACCGCCCCGGGCAGCTGTCCGGCGGCGAGCGACAACGGGTGGCCATTGCCCGGGCACTGGTGACATCGCCGGATTGTGTGTTGATGGATGAGCCCACGGGTAATCTCGACCCGGAATCCGGCGCCCAGGTACTGGCGCTGATCGACGAACTCGGCGAGTCCAGTGCCGCGTTTATTGTGGTTACCCATGACCCTGAGATCGCTGCCCATATGCACCGCACCCTGGAGCTGCGCGGCGGCGTACTCGAGGCGCGCCAGTGA
- a CDS encoding NADH:ubiquinone reductase (Na(+)-transporting) subunit D — MDSVKDTLSTPIFKNNPIALQVLGVCSALAVTSSLQVTLVMCIALTSVCAFSNLGVSLIRNHIPGSIRIIVQMIIIASLVISVDLTLKAVAYDISKQLSVFVGLIITNCIVMGRAEAFAMKNPPLPSFIDGIGNGLGYSVVLIAVAVVRELFGAGKLFGIEILPLVTEGGWYNPNGLLLLPPSAFFLIGMFIWILRSAQKDQVEEPDFKMAKHTVAREGV, encoded by the coding sequence GTGGATTCTGTTAAAGACACACTCTCAACCCCAATTTTCAAGAACAACCCCATCGCGCTGCAGGTGCTGGGTGTTTGTAGCGCCCTGGCGGTAACGTCGTCGCTGCAGGTAACCCTGGTCATGTGTATCGCACTGACTTCGGTGTGTGCGTTCTCGAACCTGGGTGTTTCTCTCATCCGCAACCACATTCCCGGCAGCATTCGTATCATCGTGCAGATGATCATTATTGCCTCGCTGGTAATTTCGGTAGACCTGACACTGAAAGCCGTCGCCTATGACATCAGCAAGCAGTTGTCGGTGTTTGTCGGCCTGATCATTACCAACTGTATCGTCATGGGTCGCGCCGAGGCCTTCGCCATGAAGAACCCGCCGCTGCCTAGCTTTATCGACGGCATCGGCAATGGTCTGGGTTACTCCGTGGTGCTGATCGCAGTCGCGGTGGTACGTGAGCTGTTCGGTGCGGGTAAACTGTTCGGCATCGAGATTCTGCCGCTGGTCACCGAGGGTGGCTGGTACAACCCCAACGGCCTGCTGCTGTTGCCTCCAAGTGCCTTCTTCCTGATCGGCATGTTCATCTGGATTCTGCGCTCTGCACAGAAGGACCAGGTTGAGGAGCCCGACTTCAAGATGGCGAAACACACTGTTGCGCGGGAGGGCGTGTAA
- a CDS encoding FtsX-like permease family protein: protein MILASGRSLRGAVLTAIDPAYEQRVSRASQAMVQGELAALADDSFSVVLGGSLARMLGVRVGDSVEVTVPRLTMTPLGVFPRSKRLTVVGLFEVGAQPDTFQAYVGLAAGQKLLGPRRSVEGLQLKTADLISAPQTIAQLADQLPEGYQLQDWSQTQGSLFRAVKMEKVMVSLLLLSVVAVAAFNIVSTLVMSVAEKRRDIAVLRTMGARASGVMAIFVAHGLGLALVGITAGAIIGVLLATNISAITLFIENLFGVKLFDPSVYFISELPSVLMPGDVLMVTLASLALSLLATIYPAWRAANVAPAEVLRYE from the coding sequence GTGATCCTCGCCAGCGGCCGCTCGCTGCGTGGCGCTGTGCTCACCGCCATTGATCCCGCGTATGAACAGCGCGTGTCACGGGCTTCACAGGCGATGGTGCAGGGCGAGCTTGCGGCGCTGGCAGACGATAGTTTCAGCGTGGTGTTGGGCGGATCGCTGGCGCGTATGCTCGGCGTCAGAGTTGGGGACAGTGTGGAAGTCACCGTGCCGCGCTTAACCATGACGCCCCTGGGTGTATTTCCCCGCAGCAAGCGGCTTACTGTCGTGGGTTTGTTTGAAGTGGGCGCCCAGCCTGACACGTTTCAGGCTTACGTGGGCCTGGCTGCCGGACAAAAGCTGCTGGGCCCGCGGCGTTCTGTCGAGGGCCTGCAGCTGAAAACCGCCGATCTGATTTCGGCGCCGCAGACTATCGCCCAGCTGGCAGATCAGCTGCCTGAGGGTTACCAGTTGCAGGACTGGAGCCAGACCCAGGGCTCATTGTTTCGCGCGGTAAAAATGGAGAAAGTTATGGTCAGCCTGCTGTTGCTCAGTGTGGTAGCCGTGGCGGCCTTCAACATCGTCTCCACCCTGGTGATGTCGGTGGCTGAGAAACGTCGCGACATTGCGGTGCTCCGTACCATGGGCGCCCGGGCCAGCGGCGTCATGGCTATTTTTGTCGCCCATGGGCTGGGACTTGCGCTGGTGGGTATTACCGCAGGCGCAATCATCGGCGTATTGTTGGCTACCAATATTTCCGCGATTACCCTCTTTATTGAAAACCTGTTCGGAGTGAAATTGTTCGATCCCTCTGTGTATTTCATCAGTGAGTTGCCCTCGGTATTAATGCCGGGTGACGTGCTTATGGTGACGCTTGCTTCGCTCGCACTGAGCCTGCTGGCGACGATTTATCCCGCATGGCGGGCCGCCAACGTGGCGCCTGCAGAGGTACTGCGCTATGAGTGA
- a CDS encoding NADH:ubiquinone reductase (Na(+)-transporting) subunit B, with translation MGLRKTLDDMEHHFTEGGKYQNWYALYEAVDTIFYSPGSVTKSTAHVRDGIDLKRIMITVWFATFPAMFYGMYNLGFQATGVMEAGMAVEGWRGWLIELLGGYDATSLWHCFWYGAVFFLPIYAVTFVVGGFWEVLFAMKRGHEVNEGFFVTSVLFALICPPDVPLWQVALGISFGVVIGKEVFGGTGKNFLNPALTGRAFLYFAYPAQMSGDAVWVAVDGYTAATPLSIVAADGMSVLQSQFTWMDAFIGRIPGSIGEVSTLAIAIGGAALLIARIASWRIVAGVMVGMVALSTLFNIVGSDSNPAFAMPWYWHLVTGGFAFGMFFMATDPVSGAMTNTGKWAFGILIGAMTVLIRVVNPAFPEGIMLAILFANLFAPLMDHFVVQANIKRRLARV, from the coding sequence GTGGGATTGCGCAAGACTCTTGACGACATGGAACATCACTTCACCGAGGGCGGTAAGTACCAAAACTGGTATGCTCTCTACGAAGCGGTAGATACTATTTTCTATTCCCCGGGCAGTGTGACCAAGTCCACCGCCCACGTGCGCGACGGCATTGACCTCAAGCGCATAATGATTACCGTTTGGTTCGCCACATTCCCGGCCATGTTCTACGGCATGTACAACCTGGGTTTCCAGGCGACGGGTGTTATGGAAGCCGGCATGGCAGTAGAAGGTTGGCGCGGCTGGCTCATCGAACTGCTCGGTGGTTATGACGCGACCAGCCTGTGGCACTGCTTCTGGTATGGCGCCGTGTTCTTCCTGCCAATATATGCCGTCACATTTGTGGTCGGTGGCTTCTGGGAAGTACTGTTTGCCATGAAGCGCGGCCATGAGGTTAATGAAGGCTTCTTCGTGACCTCGGTTCTGTTCGCCTTGATCTGTCCCCCCGATGTGCCCCTGTGGCAGGTGGCCCTGGGCATTAGCTTCGGTGTCGTTATCGGCAAGGAAGTGTTCGGCGGTACGGGTAAGAACTTCCTCAACCCCGCTTTGACCGGCCGTGCGTTCCTGTATTTTGCGTACCCCGCTCAGATGTCAGGCGACGCGGTCTGGGTAGCTGTGGATGGTTACACTGCGGCGACGCCGCTGTCGATCGTCGCTGCTGACGGCATGTCCGTACTGCAGTCACAGTTCACCTGGATGGATGCCTTTATCGGCCGCATTCCCGGCTCGATTGGTGAAGTATCAACGCTGGCCATTGCGATTGGCGGTGCCGCGTTGCTGATTGCTCGCATCGCTTCCTGGCGTATTGTGGCTGGCGTCATGGTGGGTATGGTCGCACTGTCGACCCTGTTCAACATTGTCGGTTCCGATTCCAACCCCGCATTCGCCATGCCCTGGTACTGGCACCTTGTGACTGGTGGCTTTGCTTTCGGTATGTTTTTTATGGCCACTGACCCTGTGTCAGGGGCCATGACCAACACTGGCAAGTGGGCCTTCGGCATTCTGATCGGTGCGATGACCGTACTGATCCGCGTTGTAAACCCGGCCTTCCCCGAGGGCATCATGCTGGCGATTCTGTTCGCCAACCTGTTTGCGCCCCTGATGGATCACTTCGTGGTCCAGGCCAATATCAAGAGGAGACTTGCTCGTGTCTAG
- a CDS encoding FAD:protein FMN transferase → MLGAAFAALLLVGCADQAQSFKLTGATMGTTWHVTATPGDDANVDTAQLQRDIEVVLESVNDSMSTYRAESEISRFNQAPVDAWFDVSEDFYLVLSAAMAIHWQSNGAYDVTVGPLVNLWGFGPVNVSMLRLMLPPSTW, encoded by the coding sequence GTGTTGGGTGCGGCTTTCGCCGCACTGCTGCTGGTGGGCTGCGCCGATCAGGCGCAGTCGTTTAAGCTGACCGGCGCAACGATGGGCACTACCTGGCACGTGACAGCGACCCCCGGCGACGACGCCAACGTCGACACGGCGCAACTGCAGCGCGATATCGAAGTGGTGCTTGAGTCGGTTAACGACAGCATGTCTACCTATCGGGCAGAGTCGGAAATCAGCCGTTTCAATCAGGCGCCCGTGGATGCCTGGTTCGATGTGTCTGAAGATTTCTACCTGGTGCTGTCGGCCGCTATGGCGATTCACTGGCAGAGTAATGGCGCTTACGATGTTACCGTCGGCCCGCTGGTTAACCTGTGGGGGTTTGGCCCGGTGAACGTATCGATGCTGCGCCTGATGCTGCCGCCATCGACTTGGTGA
- the nqrF gene encoding NADH:ubiquinone reductase (Na(+)-transporting) subunit F, whose amino-acid sequence MDTIIFGVVMFTAIVLALVAVILVARNSLVSTGDVNIEINGEKTITVPAGGKLLQTLSESGLFLPSACGGGGTCAQCKCIINDGGGSMLPTEESHFTKRDEAEGWRLSCQVAVKQDMKIEVEEEVFGVKQWECTVESNPNVATFIKELTLKLPEGENVDFRAGGYVQLECPAHHVKYSDFDIEEEYRGDWEHFNFFKHESIVKEDVIRAYSMANYPEEKGVVKFNIRIATPPPGSEGIPPGQMSSWVFNLKPGDKVNVYGPFGEFFAKDTDAEMVFIGGGAGMAPMRSHIFDQLKRLNSKRKISFWYGARSLREMFYVEDYDTLAAENENFDWHVALSDPQPEDNWDGLTGFIHNVLYEEYLKDHPAPEDCEYYMCGPPMMNAAVIQMLTDLGVEPENILLDDFGG is encoded by the coding sequence ATGGATACAATTATTTTCGGCGTAGTTATGTTCACCGCCATCGTGCTGGCCCTGGTGGCCGTCATTCTTGTGGCGCGCAATTCGCTGGTGAGCACCGGCGACGTCAATATCGAGATTAACGGCGAGAAGACCATTACGGTTCCCGCCGGCGGCAAGCTGCTGCAGACCTTGTCTGAATCTGGCCTGTTCCTGCCCTCTGCCTGTGGCGGCGGCGGTACCTGTGCCCAGTGTAAGTGCATTATCAACGACGGTGGCGGCTCTATGCTGCCCACCGAAGAATCGCACTTCACCAAGCGCGATGAAGCGGAAGGCTGGCGTCTGAGCTGTCAGGTGGCCGTGAAGCAGGACATGAAGATCGAAGTCGAAGAAGAAGTCTTCGGCGTGAAGCAGTGGGAATGTACCGTTGAGTCCAACCCCAATGTGGCGACCTTCATTAAAGAGCTTACCCTGAAGCTCCCCGAGGGCGAGAACGTGGACTTCCGCGCCGGCGGTTACGTGCAGCTGGAATGTCCCGCGCACCACGTGAAGTACTCCGATTTCGATATCGAAGAGGAATACCGTGGTGACTGGGAGCACTTCAACTTCTTCAAGCACGAATCCATCGTGAAGGAAGACGTGATCCGCGCCTACTCCATGGCCAACTATCCGGAAGAGAAGGGCGTTGTTAAATTCAACATCCGTATCGCCACGCCGCCTCCCGGCAGCGAAGGCATTCCTCCCGGCCAGATGTCATCCTGGGTATTTAACCTGAAGCCGGGTGACAAGGTGAACGTATACGGTCCCTTCGGTGAATTCTTCGCCAAGGATACCGATGCCGAGATGGTCTTCATTGGTGGCGGAGCGGGTATGGCGCCAATGCGCTCCCATATCTTCGACCAACTCAAGCGTTTGAACAGCAAGCGTAAGATCTCCTTCTGGTACGGTGCGCGCTCCCTGCGTGAAATGTTCTACGTGGAAGATTACGACACCCTCGCTGCCGAGAACGAGAACTTCGACTGGCACGTGGCGCTTTCTGATCCGCAGCCCGAGGACAACTGGGACGGCCTGACAGGCTTCATTCACAACGTATTGTATGAAGAATACCTGAAGGACCACCCCGCACCTGAAGACTGTGAGTACTATATGTGCGGGCCGCCGATGATGAATGCGGCGGTCATCCAGATGCTGACGGATCTGGGTGTCGAGCCCGAGAATATCCTGCTTGATGACTTCGGCGGATAA
- the nqrM gene encoding (Na+)-NQR maturation NqrM: MAIFIITTLFIGIVIAAMAVGVIAGRGPIKGSCGGMGALGIDTSCDICGGDPRRCDEETREGEVGKANPGLYYPADRE; the protein is encoded by the coding sequence ATGGCAATTTTTATCATTACAACCCTGTTTATAGGTATCGTGATTGCTGCGATGGCGGTAGGTGTGATCGCTGGACGTGGGCCGATTAAAGGCTCCTGCGGTGGCATGGGTGCGCTGGGTATCGATACCTCCTGTGATATTTGTGGCGGCGACCCACGGCGCTGCGATGAAGAGACCCGTGAGGGTGAAGTCGGCAAGGCCAACCCGGGCCTGTACTATCCTGCCGACCGCGAGTAA
- a CDS encoding lipoprotein-releasing ABC transporter permease subunit translates to MNWADRGRVARRYTFAFGQGHLSTFLSSLSMLGLVLAIALLIIVLSVMNGFDREMRERILSLVPHITVYSHEPMDDWPDLSLSLEQHPQVREVAPFSQFDALFMRGNEIETAQGIGLPMDSPATRRLLESLDDEQYSAFAARDDGIVLGVGIARRLGVAAGDMVTLIVPGGGLTGDTGRTRFESLYLAGVIATGTELDEAMALLHLDKASTLAGLGDAVSGLRVVTSDVFSSSRLAWELVNQLPVGHYATHWKMTHGNLYAAIQLSRDLVSILLFSIIAVAAFNVVSSLVLVVFDKRDNIAILRTLGASGGDIAWIFVLQGAMIGLVGVALGSSLGVLGSQLVPGFVSALEAALGTQFLDTDVYPVSFVPVDLLWRDVAAVAGIALVMCLVAAIYPAIRAARLAPAAVLSQELS, encoded by the coding sequence GTGAATTGGGCCGACCGGGGCAGGGTGGCACGTCGCTACACGTTTGCCTTCGGCCAGGGGCACTTGTCCACGTTTCTCTCGTCGCTGTCGATGCTTGGCCTGGTGCTTGCGATTGCATTGCTGATTATTGTGCTGAGCGTTATGAACGGTTTCGATCGGGAAATGCGCGAGCGTATTTTGTCTCTGGTGCCTCACATTACTGTGTATTCGCACGAACCCATGGATGACTGGCCGGACCTTTCGCTGTCGCTTGAGCAGCATCCGCAGGTGCGGGAGGTGGCGCCGTTCAGTCAGTTCGATGCGCTATTTATGCGCGGGAACGAGATTGAGACTGCCCAGGGCATTGGTTTGCCAATGGACTCACCCGCGACCCGACGCCTGCTCGAGTCCTTGGATGACGAACAGTATTCCGCCTTTGCTGCGCGCGATGACGGTATTGTCCTTGGCGTGGGAATTGCTCGCCGCCTCGGTGTGGCCGCCGGCGATATGGTGACGCTTATTGTGCCCGGCGGCGGGTTGACCGGTGATACGGGGCGCACCCGTTTCGAATCGCTGTATCTCGCCGGTGTTATCGCTACCGGTACCGAGCTGGACGAGGCCATGGCCCTGTTGCATCTCGACAAGGCATCGACGCTTGCCGGGTTGGGTGATGCAGTGAGTGGCCTGCGGGTGGTGACCTCGGATGTGTTCTCCAGTTCGCGATTGGCCTGGGAATTGGTCAACCAGTTGCCAGTGGGCCACTACGCAACCCATTGGAAGATGACGCACGGCAACCTTTACGCAGCGATCCAGTTGTCCCGGGACCTCGTGAGTATCCTGTTGTTCTCAATCATTGCCGTGGCGGCATTTAACGTCGTCTCCTCGCTGGTGCTGGTGGTGTTCGATAAGCGCGACAATATTGCCATCCTGCGTACCCTCGGTGCTTCGGGTGGCGATATTGCCTGGATCTTTGTATTGCAGGGGGCCATGATCGGCCTGGTCGGTGTGGCGCTGGGCAGTTCGCTGGGTGTGCTCGGCAGTCAGCTGGTGCCCGGCTTTGTCAGCGCGCTGGAAGCGGCCCTGGGAACGCAGTTCCTCGATACTGACGTGTACCCGGTATCTTTTGTGCCGGTGGATTTGCTCTGGCGGGATGTGGCCGCTGTTGCCGGGATTGCATTGGTGATGTGCCTGGTCGCTGCCATTTACCCGGCGATACGCGCCGCGCGCCTGGCGCCGGCGGCGGTGTTGAGCCAGGAGCTTAGCTGA
- a CDS encoding Na(+)-translocating NADH-quinone reductase subunit C, producing the protein MSSNDSIKKTLIVAFSLCIVCSVVVSTAAVMLKPAQVANAELDRKKNILAAAGILEEGRSIDEQFESITTRAVDLRTGQFTDEVDAASFNQRKSIKDPALSDKLSSSDDPAKILRREHFALVYMVEDENGLDKIILPIRGYGLWGTLYGFVALEGDMNTVAGLGFYEHKETPGLGGEVDNPRWKGLWPGKQMFADGEVALTIVKGAVDPGAEGADFMVDGLAGATLTTRGLDNLVKYWLGPEGFMPFLSNLKSGEA; encoded by the coding sequence GTGTCTAGTAACGACAGCATCAAGAAAACGCTGATTGTCGCGTTCTCCCTCTGTATCGTCTGTTCGGTTGTTGTGTCCACAGCTGCGGTAATGCTCAAGCCCGCGCAGGTGGCAAACGCCGAGCTCGACAGGAAGAAGAATATTCTCGCCGCTGCGGGCATCCTCGAAGAGGGTCGCAGCATTGACGAGCAGTTCGAATCCATCACTACTCGTGCGGTCGATCTGCGCACCGGCCAGTTCACCGATGAGGTGGATGCGGCCAGCTTCAACCAGCGCAAGTCGATTAAAGACCCGGCGCTGTCCGACAAGTTGAGCAGCAGTGACGACCCCGCCAAGATCCTGCGCCGTGAGCACTTTGCGCTGGTCTACATGGTCGAGGACGAGAACGGTCTGGACAAAATCATCCTGCCCATCCGCGGTTACGGCCTGTGGGGCACTCTGTACGGTTTTGTGGCGCTCGAGGGCGACATGAATACGGTTGCAGGCCTTGGCTTTTACGAGCACAAGGAAACACCCGGACTCGGCGGTGAAGTCGACAATCCCCGCTGGAAAGGCCTGTGGCCGGGCAAGCAGATGTTTGCCGATGGCGAAGTCGCCCTGACGATCGTCAAAGGCGCAGTTGATCCCGGCGCGGAAGGTGCCGATTTCATGGTGGACGGCCTGGCCGGTGCCACCCTGACAACCCGCGGCCTGGACAACCTGGTCAAGTACTGGCTGGGCCCCGAAGGCTTTATGCCCTTTCTTAGTAACCTGAAATCCGGGGAGGCCTGA